One region of Halomicrobium sp. LC1Hm genomic DNA includes:
- a CDS encoding cobalt-factor II C(20)-methyltransferase, translating into MTLYGVGLGPGDADLVTVRGRDILETADVVYTPGRLSRSVATTYVDEDRIGDLDFPMTRDEDELRRAWKAAAAEIAPRARDGTAAFVTLGDPNVYSTFGHLRRTLDAFHPDVTVETVPGVSAVSAFTTALGVEVAAGASLTLHEAARGAAPTGPDRMVLFKVTDVPATHERLVDAGYDVVYGRRLYMEQGETVVTDDPEELTERDYYTLAYAEKRELDAEPATATFETADERGEAGTAVETTDGDASADVSAGGQR; encoded by the coding sequence GTGACCCTCTACGGCGTCGGACTCGGCCCCGGAGACGCCGATCTCGTGACCGTGCGCGGGCGCGATATCCTCGAAACCGCCGACGTGGTGTACACGCCCGGCAGGCTCTCGCGGTCGGTCGCGACGACGTACGTCGACGAGGACCGGATCGGGGACCTCGACTTCCCGATGACCCGCGACGAGGACGAACTCCGCCGGGCCTGGAAGGCGGCCGCCGCCGAGATCGCACCGCGAGCCCGCGACGGGACGGCGGCGTTCGTGACGCTCGGGGACCCGAACGTCTACTCGACGTTCGGCCACCTGCGCCGGACGCTGGACGCGTTCCACCCCGACGTGACCGTCGAGACGGTCCCCGGCGTCAGCGCCGTCAGCGCGTTCACGACGGCGCTTGGCGTCGAAGTGGCGGCCGGCGCGAGCCTCACGCTCCACGAGGCCGCCCGCGGCGCGGCCCCGACCGGGCCAGACCGGATGGTGCTGTTCAAGGTGACGGACGTGCCGGCGACCCACGAGCGACTCGTCGACGCCGGTTACGATGTCGTCTACGGCCGCCGGCTCTACATGGAACAGGGCGAGACGGTCGTCACCGACGACCCCGAGGAACTCACGGAACGGGACTACTACACGCTGGCCTACGCCGAGAAGCGAGAACTCGACGCCGAGCCGGCGACGGCGACCTTCGAGACGGCAGACGAGCGAGGGGAGGCCGGGACGGCCGTCGAGACGACCGACGGCGATGCCAGCGCCGACGTGTCCGCGGGGGGACAGCGATGA
- the cbiT gene encoding precorrin-6Y C5,15-methyltransferase (decarboxylating) subunit CbiT has translation MAHVSLPHDAKAGPTKPEVRAVLLDKLALGPDDHFAEVGSCTGAVTIQASRRAGRVTALERKASKVATTRKNLAANDAAADVTVREAEAPDGLPDDADALFLGGSRNYEAILDHAVETEVDRVVMNVSRLEVAGAATAAFRERGILDEVVQFQVSHGYELAGATSFDAENPVYMLVGGAGNREGEQ, from the coding sequence ATGGCGCACGTATCGCTTCCTCACGACGCCAAGGCAGGCCCGACGAAGCCGGAAGTCAGGGCCGTCCTGCTCGACAAGCTCGCTCTCGGCCCGGACGACCACTTCGCGGAAGTCGGCTCCTGTACCGGTGCCGTGACGATCCAGGCGAGTCGCCGCGCCGGACGGGTCACCGCACTGGAACGTAAGGCAAGTAAGGTTGCAACGACGCGCAAGAACCTCGCGGCCAACGACGCGGCCGCCGACGTGACCGTCCGCGAGGCCGAGGCCCCCGACGGACTCCCCGACGACGCCGACGCGCTCTTTCTGGGCGGGAGTCGGAACTACGAGGCGATCCTCGACCACGCCGTCGAGACCGAGGTCGACCGCGTCGTGATGAACGTCTCGCGGCTCGAAGTGGCGGGTGCCGCGACGGCGGCGTTCCGCGAGCGAGGGATCCTCGACGAGGTCGTCCAGTTCCAGGTGAGCCACGGCTACGAACTCGCCGGGGCGACGAGCTTCGACGCCGAGAACCCGGTGTACATGCTCGTCGGCGGCGCGGGGAACCGGGAGGGAGAGCAGTGA
- a CDS encoding response regulator has product MARTEHRPLVLVVEDEESVAETYALALDEAFETRVAIGGAAALDAIDEDVDAVLLDRRMPEMHGDDVLAELRERGYDCPVIMATAVGPDLNILEMDFDDYLTKPIDNETLRETIAQHVDREPDERLDEFFELRSKLDVLESEHPQYELADSEEYQELKRRASELRGQLEAEIDDFESVVEIHEQIERGN; this is encoded by the coding sequence GTGGCACGAACGGAACACCGGCCGCTCGTCCTCGTCGTCGAAGACGAGGAGAGCGTGGCCGAGACGTACGCGCTCGCCCTCGACGAGGCGTTCGAGACACGCGTCGCGATCGGCGGAGCCGCCGCGCTCGACGCCATCGACGAGGACGTCGACGCCGTGTTGCTCGACCGGCGAATGCCGGAGATGCACGGCGACGACGTGCTCGCCGAGTTGCGCGAGCGAGGGTACGACTGTCCCGTGATCATGGCGACCGCCGTCGGTCCGGACCTCAACATTCTGGAGATGGACTTCGACGACTACCTGACGAAACCGATCGACAACGAGACGCTGCGCGAGACGATCGCCCAGCACGTCGATCGAGAGCCCGACGAGCGACTCGACGAGTTCTTCGAACTCCGGTCGAAACTCGACGTGCTCGAATCCGAGCACCCCCAGTACGAACTGGCCGACAGCGAGGAGTACCAGGAGCTAAAGCGGCGTGCGAGCGAACTCCGCGGCCAGCTCGAAGCCGAGATCGACGACTTCGAGAGCGTCGTCGAGATCCACGAACAGATCGAGCGGGGCAACTAG
- a CDS encoding TrkH family potassium uptake protein — protein MSWGVDWRASTSLVGTVVKYLSLTMVVPLVVAIIYGEDIAVFVVSIAAAAVLGLALEQFDPEPDVGPREALVLVSFAWLAAAVVGTIPYLIAGNGIPFVMAPSAPASTLANPVNALFESTSGFTTTGATVLGEISTDRHSHAVMMWRQLTQWLGGMGIIVLMIAILPELAVNGAQLMQSEAPGPELQKLTPKIVETARALWLIYFGFTVLYVVVMYGLHFVGLAENMTLYNAISHGFSTMPTGGFSPEADSIAAFKPIVQWVAIPFMVAAGVNFALFWHVVRGEFRSLLEDTEFRAYAGATAVLIAVLSALLFRGAAPPLELGGTTAGATENALRQAAFQIASLLNSTGFATSDFAQWGDHTKIFLLFTMFIGGSAGSTGGGVKVVRWLVVFKAVRRELFTTANPNTVRPVRLAGQVVDEDAIRGIMGFTLLYLVLFGISAVFLGLDSARVGYDLTVLESVSASLAALGNIGPGFGRLGPFGSYLDLPGTSKLLMVFLMWIGRLEIVPVLALFVGRLDRS, from the coding sequence GTGAGCTGGGGTGTCGACTGGCGGGCCAGCACGAGCCTCGTCGGCACCGTCGTGAAGTACCTCTCGCTGACGATGGTGGTGCCCCTCGTCGTCGCCATCATCTACGGCGAGGACATCGCCGTCTTCGTCGTGTCGATCGCGGCCGCGGCCGTGCTGGGGCTGGCACTCGAACAGTTCGATCCAGAGCCCGACGTCGGCCCCCGCGAAGCGCTCGTGTTGGTCTCGTTCGCGTGGCTGGCCGCGGCCGTCGTCGGGACGATCCCCTATCTGATCGCCGGGAACGGCATCCCGTTCGTGATGGCTCCGAGCGCGCCCGCGTCGACGCTGGCCAACCCGGTCAACGCCCTCTTCGAGTCGACGAGCGGCTTCACGACGACGGGGGCGACGGTGCTGGGCGAGATCAGCACGGATCGCCACTCCCACGCGGTGATGATGTGGCGACAGCTCACCCAGTGGCTGGGCGGCATGGGTATCATCGTCCTGATGATCGCGATTCTGCCGGAGCTGGCGGTCAACGGCGCACAGCTGATGCAGTCTGAGGCCCCCGGTCCGGAACTCCAGAAGCTCACCCCCAAGATCGTCGAGACGGCCCGCGCGCTGTGGCTGATCTACTTCGGCTTCACGGTGCTGTACGTCGTCGTGATGTACGGCCTCCATTTCGTCGGGCTGGCCGAGAACATGACCCTGTACAACGCGATTTCCCACGGGTTCTCGACGATGCCGACTGGCGGCTTCTCGCCCGAGGCCGACAGTATCGCCGCGTTCAAACCGATCGTCCAGTGGGTCGCGATCCCGTTCATGGTCGCGGCTGGTGTCAACTTCGCCCTGTTCTGGCACGTCGTCCGCGGCGAGTTCCGATCGCTTCTCGAAGACACGGAGTTCCGGGCCTACGCCGGCGCGACGGCGGTACTGATCGCCGTGCTGTCGGCGCTCCTGTTTCGCGGGGCCGCACCGCCGCTCGAACTCGGCGGGACGACGGCCGGCGCGACCGAGAACGCGCTGCGCCAGGCGGCATTCCAGATCGCTTCCCTGCTGAACTCGACGGGATTCGCGACCAGTGACTTCGCTCAGTGGGGCGACCACACGAAGATCTTCCTGCTGTTTACGATGTTTATCGGTGGCTCGGCCGGATCGACCGGCGGGGGCGTGAAGGTCGTCCGGTGGCTCGTCGTGTTCAAAGCGGTCCGTCGAGAACTGTTCACGACGGCGAATCCAAACACGGTCCGTCCGGTCCGGCTCGCCGGACAGGTCGTCGACGAGGACGCGATCCGTGGCATCATGGGATTTACGCTGTTGTACTTGGTGCTGTTCGGTATCAGTGCAGTCTTCCTCGGTCTCGATTCTGCGCGAGTGGGGTACGACCTGACCGTCCTCGAGTCGGTCAGTGCCTCACTGGCAGCACTGGGGAACATCGGCCCGGGATTTGGTCGCCTGGGGCCGTTCGGGAGCTACCTCGATCTCCCGGGCACCTCGAAGCTGTTGATGGTGTTCCTGATGTGGATCGGCCGCCTCGAGATCGTCCCCGTACTCGCGCTGTTCGTCGGCCGCCTGGACCGATCGTAG
- the trkA gene encoding Trk system potassium transporter TrkA: MRVIVVGAGEVGRSIAANLADGHDVVVVERDAELVEELTYSLDILAIEGDGTKLDVLREAGVEEADMLIASTDIDETNIVACGAAKAISDAFTIARVKRRDLLETWQNTNRAFDVDFMVSSDLLTAEAIFRISGVPGAQDVDTFAGGIVRMAEFEIDEDSPVTGQSVREADRYASLTFAALFRDETVIIPTGDTVIEIGDRVVVIGSPDSIADFATDTVCAGDENGADSVVIVGGSKIGFQVARLFEEHGYYPQLIERDEDRARELAEQLPNTTVLQSDATDSEFLLQERVDEADVVVAALESDEKNLLVSLLAERIGVDRTIAVVNQVEYADLFETVGVDIAVNPREETAEEIVRFTRDNRTEKIAMLEHDLAEVVEIEIESDSVLAGRRIADAVQDLPPGVVVGAVSRSGTLVTPRGDTTIEAGDHAIVFVESAIVDEVSAII, encoded by the coding sequence ATGCGCGTGATCGTCGTCGGGGCCGGTGAGGTCGGCCGCTCGATCGCCGCGAACCTCGCCGACGGACACGACGTCGTGGTCGTCGAACGCGACGCCGAACTCGTCGAAGAACTCACCTACTCGCTGGACATTCTCGCGATCGAGGGGGACGGTACCAAACTCGACGTTCTCCGAGAGGCCGGCGTCGAGGAGGCCGATATGCTGATCGCCAGTACCGACATCGACGAGACCAACATCGTCGCCTGCGGTGCGGCAAAGGCGATCTCTGACGCGTTCACCATCGCGCGGGTGAAGCGCCGGGACCTCCTGGAGACGTGGCAAAACACGAACCGGGCGTTCGATGTCGACTTCATGGTCAGCTCCGACCTGTTGACCGCAGAAGCTATTTTCCGTATCTCCGGCGTGCCCGGTGCCCAGGACGTCGATACGTTCGCGGGCGGAATCGTCCGGATGGCGGAGTTCGAGATCGACGAGGACAGTCCGGTCACTGGCCAGTCAGTCAGAGAAGCGGACCGCTACGCGTCGCTGACGTTCGCCGCCCTGTTCCGGGACGAGACGGTCATCATTCCGACCGGCGACACCGTCATCGAGATCGGCGACCGGGTGGTCGTCATCGGGAGCCCGGATTCGATCGCCGACTTCGCGACCGATACGGTCTGTGCGGGCGACGAGAACGGGGCCGACTCGGTCGTCATCGTCGGCGGCAGCAAGATCGGGTTCCAGGTCGCGCGCCTGTTCGAAGAACACGGCTACTATCCACAACTGATCGAGCGCGACGAGGATCGGGCCCGCGAACTGGCCGAACAGCTCCCGAACACGACCGTCCTCCAGAGCGACGCAACCGATTCGGAGTTTCTCCTCCAGGAGCGCGTCGACGAGGCGGACGTCGTCGTCGCTGCCCTGGAAAGCGACGAGAAGAACCTGCTCGTCTCGCTGCTGGCAGAGCGCATCGGCGTCGACCGAACGATCGCCGTCGTCAACCAGGTCGAATACGCCGACCTGTTCGAGACCGTCGGCGTCGACATCGCCGTCAATCCCCGCGAGGAGACGGCCGAGGAGATCGTCCGTTTCACGCGGGACAACCGAACCGAGAAGATCGCCATGCTCGAACACGACCTGGCGGAGGTCGTCGAGATCGAGATCGAGTCCGACAGCGTGCTCGCGGGTCGTCGGATCGCCGATGCCGTCCAGGACCTCCCGCCGGGCGTCGTCGTCGGGGCGGTCTCCCGTAGCGGCACACTCGTGACGCCACGGGGCGATACGACGATCGAGGCCGGTGACCACGCTATCGTGTTCGTCGAATCGGCAATCGTCGACGAGGTCAGCGCGATTATCTGA
- a CDS encoding TatD family hydrolase: MDELDTPVLDNHLHLDPVNGRGVEAVEEFADHGGTHLNVLNKPSWNLVEAATDESIFRECFDLTVDVTEAADEVLPGRAWPVLGVHPALISQLVDDGYTPAEARDIMQAGLDVAAEYVADGPALAIKSGRPHYEVDDAVWEASNAVMRHAFDLAGEVGCVVQLHTEGGEDFTEIAEWAESEGLPREQVVKHYSNGRVRGPVKSVIANTEDIEDAVETGEPFLMETDYIDDPDRPGAVLGPKTVPRRVRWLLEEGHDEAVRRAHVETPARVYGIDTEATLDE; encoded by the coding sequence ATGGACGAACTCGACACGCCGGTGCTGGACAACCACCTGCACCTCGATCCGGTCAACGGCCGCGGCGTCGAAGCCGTCGAGGAGTTCGCCGACCACGGCGGGACTCACCTGAACGTGCTGAACAAGCCGTCGTGGAACCTCGTCGAGGCGGCGACCGACGAGTCGATCTTCCGGGAGTGTTTCGACCTGACCGTCGACGTGACCGAGGCCGCCGACGAGGTCCTGCCCGGGCGGGCGTGGCCCGTGCTGGGGGTCCACCCGGCGCTGATCAGCCAGCTCGTCGACGACGGTTACACGCCCGCGGAGGCACGGGACATCATGCAGGCCGGGCTGGACGTGGCCGCCGAGTACGTCGCCGACGGCCCGGCGCTGGCGATCAAGTCCGGGCGGCCCCACTACGAGGTCGACGACGCCGTCTGGGAGGCGTCGAACGCGGTGATGCGCCACGCCTTCGATCTGGCCGGCGAGGTGGGCTGTGTCGTCCAGCTCCACACGGAGGGGGGCGAAGACTTCACCGAGATCGCCGAGTGGGCCGAGAGCGAGGGGCTGCCCCGCGAGCAGGTCGTCAAACACTACTCGAACGGCCGGGTTCGCGGCCCGGTCAAGAGCGTCATCGCGAACACCGAGGACATCGAAGACGCCGTCGAGACGGGCGAGCCGTTCCTGATGGAGACCGACTACATCGACGACCCCGACCGTCCCGGCGCAGTGCTGGGACCGAAGACCGTCCCGCGGCGGGTCCGGTGGCTCCTCGAAGAGGGCCACGACGAGGCCGTCCGCCGGGCGCACGTCGAGACGCCCGCCCGCGTGTACGGCATCGACACCGAGGCGACGCTGGACGAGTGA
- a CDS encoding NYN domain-containing protein, producing MKLLGRLLGDDGETGEPRVGLFVDGPNVLRSEFDVDLDDVREEAEQWGRLAITRLYVDEHATPGLIQAAEARGFEVVVTSGDVDVKLAVDATAAGADGAIDLLAIVSRDTDFKPVLESVGERGIQTLAIAPGEHGRSDALRNAAQNATTLEE from the coding sequence ATGAAACTGCTGGGTCGGCTCCTCGGGGACGACGGCGAGACGGGTGAGCCACGGGTGGGACTGTTCGTCGACGGACCGAACGTGCTCCGCAGCGAGTTCGACGTGGATCTCGACGACGTGCGCGAGGAGGCCGAGCAGTGGGGGCGACTGGCGATCACGCGACTCTACGTGGACGAACACGCCACGCCGGGCCTGATCCAGGCCGCGGAGGCGCGTGGCTTCGAGGTCGTCGTCACCAGTGGCGACGTGGACGTGAAGCTGGCCGTCGACGCGACCGCCGCGGGAGCCGACGGGGCCATCGACCTGCTGGCGATCGTCTCGCGGGACACCGACTTCAAGCCCGTCCTGGAGAGTGTCGGCGAGCGGGGCATCCAGACGCTGGCGATCGCGCCCGGCGAACACGGCCGCTCTGACGCTCTCAGGAACGCCGCCCAGAACGCGACGACGCTGGAGGAGTAG
- a CDS encoding amphi-Trp domain-containing protein has product MPEEVLFESEAMQSKSDVATYLRRVADSLDEGGPITLRSGGQSVTMEPPETVEFEVKAEREGPVDADGELSVEFELEWPENADADASASGTLEIE; this is encoded by the coding sequence ATGCCAGAAGAAGTGCTCTTCGAGTCCGAAGCGATGCAAAGCAAGAGCGACGTTGCCACGTACCTCCGGCGGGTCGCCGACAGCCTCGACGAGGGCGGGCCGATCACGCTGCGTTCGGGCGGCCAGTCGGTGACGATGGAGCCTCCGGAGACCGTCGAGTTCGAGGTGAAAGCCGAACGGGAGGGGCCCGTCGACGCCGACGGCGAACTCAGCGTCGAGTTCGAACTGGAGTGGCCGGAGAACGCCGACGCCGACGCGTCGGCCAGCGGGACGCTCGAAATCGAGTGA
- a CDS encoding MFS transporter, translating to MSERRARGALAGVVFLVLLAQVLLYPGIDRLVAALGATTDLRASMWFLAAEFGAFVLCAGVWGLASDATGRRVPYIVAGALGGAAGYAALLVAPRLGPAFLTVLGLRIAQGAMTIGAFSLAMTMLMDLDGGHGRNMGAAGIAIGSGTALGAPLGGQLYEIGPLVPVAGASVLLTCSAVLAVTVTDRAPTDRRGLGAAVESVTARPRLVVPYAYGFIDRFTAGFFALVGTLYFRTAFGLSPGATGIVLALFFAPFALLQYPFGVLSDRIGRTGPIVAGSACYGVAVVGVGLAPRIELVGLGMVVVGIIGALMAPATMALVTDLAAPEERGAAMAGFNIFGSVGFLAGVLIGGTVAERAGYVTAFLVTGGIEIAIAALTLPVFLHWRRRGAAPSA from the coding sequence GTGAGCGAGCGACGAGCGCGGGGGGCGCTGGCCGGCGTCGTGTTCCTGGTGTTGCTGGCGCAGGTGCTGCTCTACCCGGGCATCGACAGGCTCGTGGCTGCGCTGGGGGCGACGACCGACCTCCGGGCCAGCATGTGGTTTCTCGCCGCCGAGTTCGGTGCCTTCGTGCTCTGTGCCGGCGTCTGGGGGCTCGCGAGCGACGCGACCGGCAGGCGGGTGCCCTACATCGTCGCCGGTGCCCTCGGTGGCGCGGCGGGCTACGCCGCGTTGCTGGTCGCCCCCCGGCTCGGCCCCGCCTTCCTGACCGTCCTCGGACTGCGGATCGCCCAGGGAGCGATGACGATCGGTGCCTTCTCGCTGGCGATGACGATGCTGATGGACCTGGACGGCGGCCACGGCCGCAACATGGGAGCGGCGGGGATCGCCATCGGCTCGGGGACGGCACTGGGTGCGCCACTGGGCGGGCAGCTGTACGAGATCGGCCCACTGGTCCCGGTCGCGGGCGCGAGCGTCCTCCTGACCTGTAGCGCGGTCCTGGCCGTGACGGTGACCGACCGAGCGCCGACGGACCGACGCGGCCTCGGTGCAGCCGTCGAGAGCGTCACCGCACGGCCGCGGCTGGTCGTCCCCTACGCCTACGGCTTCATCGACCGCTTTACCGCGGGCTTCTTCGCGCTGGTCGGGACGCTGTACTTCCGGACGGCCTTCGGCCTCTCGCCGGGCGCGACCGGGATCGTGCTCGCGCTCTTTTTCGCGCCCTTCGCGCTCCTGCAGTACCCCTTCGGCGTCCTCTCGGACCGGATCGGGCGAACGGGTCCGATCGTCGCGGGCTCGGCGTGCTACGGCGTCGCAGTCGTCGGCGTGGGGCTCGCGCCCCGGATCGAGCTGGTCGGGCTCGGCATGGTCGTGGTGGGGATCATCGGCGCGCTGATGGCTCCGGCGACGATGGCACTCGTGACGGACCTGGCGGCCCCCGAAGAACGCGGGGCGGCCATGGCGGGGTTCAACATCTTCGGGAGCGTCGGCTTCCTCGCGGGAGTGTTGATCGGCGGCACCGTCGCGGAGCGGGCCGGCTACGTCACCGCCTTCCTCGTCACCGGCGGGATCGAGATCGCCATCGCGGCCCTGACCCTGCCCGTGTTCCTCCACTGGCGTCGCCGCGGCGCGGCCCCGAGTGCGTAG
- a CDS encoding LLM class flavin-dependent oxidoreductase, translating into MDLSVVDLSPVPNGGTATDAYANTVAAAQQAERLGYSRFWVAEHHGMGDRLAGTTPEVLLGHLAAETAEIRLGSGAVLLNHYSPFKVAEQFGALDGLAPGRIDAGLGRANGSPAVDRALGTDRHVQNPDEDHAEKIEAVVNHLCDDYPPEHAYSDVEIPRSDAAPPAPWVLGSSPSSATIAGELGLPFCFAAFIRPQFATHAFEAYREAFQPSRLAGGIDEPDGMVAVNAVAAESDAEAARLRAVAEASYKRMERGVVGTTPTVEEAIDELGAVPEPTPATLDDEWPRAISGSPETLAGLLEQLSDRVGVDEVMIQHVVADHDDAMRSHELLAEGVGLTPR; encoded by the coding sequence ATGGACCTCTCAGTTGTCGACCTCTCGCCGGTCCCGAACGGCGGCACCGCGACCGACGCCTACGCGAACACCGTCGCGGCCGCACAACAGGCCGAACGGCTCGGCTACTCTCGGTTCTGGGTGGCCGAACACCACGGGATGGGCGACCGGCTCGCCGGCACGACGCCGGAGGTGTTGCTCGGCCACCTGGCCGCCGAGACGGCGGAGATCCGCCTCGGATCGGGCGCGGTGTTGCTCAACCACTACAGCCCGTTCAAGGTCGCCGAGCAGTTCGGCGCGCTGGACGGGCTCGCGCCCGGTCGGATCGACGCCGGGCTGGGCCGGGCCAACGGCTCGCCGGCCGTCGACCGCGCGCTGGGGACCGACCGCCACGTCCAGAACCCGGACGAGGACCACGCCGAGAAAATCGAGGCGGTCGTCAACCACCTCTGCGACGACTATCCGCCGGAACACGCCTACAGCGATGTCGAGATCCCGCGCTCGGACGCGGCCCCTCCCGCGCCCTGGGTGCTCGGATCGAGTCCGTCGAGTGCGACGATCGCTGGCGAGCTCGGCCTGCCGTTCTGCTTCGCGGCGTTCATCCGTCCGCAGTTCGCCACGCACGCCTTCGAGGCGTACCGCGAGGCCTTCCAGCCCAGCCGGCTCGCCGGTGGCATCGACGAACCCGACGGCATGGTCGCGGTCAACGCGGTCGCCGCCGAGAGCGACGCCGAAGCGGCGCGGCTCCGCGCCGTGGCCGAGGCGTCGTACAAACGGATGGAGCGGGGCGTCGTCGGGACGACGCCGACCGTCGAGGAGGCCATCGACGAACTCGGTGCCGTTCCCGAACCGACGCCGGCCACGCTCGACGACGAGTGGCCCCGCGCCATCTCTGGCAGTCCGGAGACGCTTGCCGGCCTGCTCGAACAGCTTTCCGACCGCGTTGGCGTCGACGAGGTGATGATCCAGCACGTCGTCGCGGACCACGACGACGCGATGCGTTCCCACGAGCTGCTGGCCGAGGGCGTCGGGCTCACGCCCCGGTAG
- a CDS encoding MFS transporter, translating into MTADASDDASVLAPFRQFFALERDVLVLSLAMFAFSLAFQMTSRYVPEYLNVLGASAGVIGLYGSVGNLVSAVYPYPGGALSDRIGSRLALTLFGTVATAGFLLWYLASFVPTISVPVVEFALPVAGTVAVGGAVEPWVWLFVGLFFTQAWKSFGLGATFAVVKQSVARDRLAMGFASTEVFRRIGFLLGPLLAAGLLAVAADFVTGFQWLLLVAVAFGAVATVTQHVRYDASDDTIGESFEGISGVVADLRAMPATLRPLLVADTLVRFANGMVYVFFVIVVTDFLAVGFDIAGRSLRPDAFFGLLLGVEMVVALLSMVPVSKLAERTGLKPVVAVGFTVYALFPLLLIFAPADQWVLVLLFAFSGLRFAGLPAHKALIVGPAERDAGGRVTGTYYLLRNALVIPSAALGGWLYGSDWTLSTGVGTVTAGPKLAFAVASAIGVVGVVVFLAFGREFEAYA; encoded by the coding sequence ATGACGGCGGACGCCAGCGACGACGCGAGCGTACTGGCCCCCTTCCGGCAGTTTTTCGCACTCGAACGAGACGTGCTCGTCCTCTCGCTGGCGATGTTCGCCTTCAGCCTCGCCTTCCAGATGACGAGCCGATACGTCCCGGAGTACCTGAACGTACTGGGCGCGAGCGCCGGGGTGATCGGCCTCTACGGGAGCGTGGGCAACCTCGTCAGTGCGGTCTACCCCTATCCGGGCGGTGCCCTCTCGGACCGGATCGGCTCGCGGCTCGCGCTGACGCTGTTTGGGACGGTCGCGACGGCCGGCTTCCTGCTGTGGTACCTCGCCTCGTTCGTCCCGACGATCTCGGTGCCGGTCGTCGAGTTCGCCCTGCCGGTCGCGGGCACGGTGGCGGTCGGTGGGGCCGTCGAGCCGTGGGTCTGGCTGTTCGTCGGACTCTTTTTCACGCAGGCCTGGAAGTCGTTCGGACTGGGCGCGACCTTCGCCGTCGTCAAGCAAAGCGTCGCGCGGGACCGCCTCGCGATGGGGTTCGCCAGCACCGAGGTGTTCCGCCGGATCGGCTTCCTGCTGGGGCCGCTGCTCGCGGCCGGCCTGCTCGCCGTCGCGGCCGACTTCGTCACCGGCTTCCAGTGGCTCCTGCTCGTCGCCGTCGCCTTCGGCGCGGTGGCGACGGTCACCCAGCACGTCCGCTACGACGCCAGCGACGATACGATCGGTGAGTCCTTCGAAGGCATCTCCGGCGTCGTCGCCGACCTCCGAGCGATGCCCGCGACGTTGCGACCGCTGCTGGTCGCCGACACGCTCGTGCGCTTCGCCAACGGGATGGTGTACGTCTTCTTCGTCATCGTCGTCACCGACTTCCTCGCGGTCGGTTTCGACATCGCCGGCCGCTCGCTGCGGCCGGACGCCTTCTTCGGGCTCTTGCTGGGCGTCGAGATGGTGGTCGCGCTGCTGTCGATGGTCCCCGTCTCGAAGCTCGCCGAGCGGACCGGGCTGAAGCCGGTCGTCGCCGTCGGCTTCACCGTCTACGCCCTCTTCCCGCTCCTGTTGATCTTCGCGCCGGCCGACCAGTGGGTGCTGGTCCTGCTGTTTGCCTTCTCCGGGCTGCGGTTCGCCGGCCTGCCCGCACACAAGGCGCTGATCGTCGGCCCGGCAGAGCGGGACGCCGGCGGACGCGTCACCGGGACCTACTACCTCCTGCGCAACGCGCTCGTGATCCCGAGCGCCGCGCTGGGCGGGTGGCTCTACGGGAGCGACTGGACGCTGTCGACCGGCGTCGGAACGGTCACTGCCGGCCCGAAGCTGGCGTTTGCCGTCGCCTCGGCGATCGGCGTCGTCGGCGTCGTCGTCTTTCTCGCGTTCGGTCGCGAGTTCGAGGCCTACGCGTAG